Part of the Streptomyces sp. WMMC500 genome is shown below.
GCAGCTCTATCGACAGGTCGACCTTGCGCACGTCGACGCCCTCGGGGACGTTCAGCACGGTCGGCGCGAAGTTGAGGATCGAGGTGACGCCCGCCTCCACCAGCCGGTTGCAGACCGCCTGCGCGGCGCCCGCGGGGGTGGCGATGACGCCGATGGAGACGCCGCTCTCCTTGATCAGCGGCTCCAGTTCGTCGGTGTGCCGCACGGTCAGGCCCGCGACCTGCTTGCCGGTCATGGCCCGGTCGGCGTCGATGAGCCCGGCGACGCGGAAGCCGCGGGAGGCGAAGCCGCCGTAGCCGGCGAGGGCGGCGCCGAGGTTACCGATACCGACGATGACCACGGGCCAGTCCTGGGTCAGGCCCAGCTCGCGGGAGATCTGGTAGACGAGGTACTCGACGTCGTAGCCGACGCCGCGGGTGCCGTAGGAGCCGAGGTACGAGAAGTCCTTGCGCAGCTTCGCCGAGTTGACGCCGGCGGCGGCGGCCAGTTCCTCGGAGGAGACCGTGGGCACGGAGCGCTCCGAGAGCGCCGTGAGGGCCCGCAGATACAGGGGGAGCCGGGCGACGGTGGCCTCGGGGATTCCTCGGCTTCTTGTCGCCGTTCGGTGAGTTCGGCCAGTTGCCACAGTGCTCCTGACGCTAGCGCGGTGCCGCGTACGGCCCGCCGGGGCGAAACCGCACTGATGAGAGAAGGCTATGCCTTTGTGAACGCGTGCACAAAGATGGTGTCCGCTTTGTCCGGGCAAAGTGACGGGCGTCACCCCGCGGCTCACGACCGCAGCGCCCGCCGCAGCCGCTGCGGGTCGACCCGCCAGAAGTCGTGCTGCTCACCGTCCACGAGGACCACCGGGATCTGCTCCCAGTAGCGGCGGTACAGCTCCTCGTCCCGGGTGATGTCCTTCTCCTCCCAGGCGGCGCCGAGCTCCGCACAGACGGAGACGACGACCTCGCGCGCCTCGTCGCACAGATGGCAGCCGGGCTTGCCGATGAGGGTCACGGTCCGGTCGGCGGGGTCGGGCGCGGGCGCGGAGGCGGCCGTCTTGCGTCGCAGCAGGCTCATGTCATCGATTGTGCCGCGCCGCACGAGCGTCCGGAGCGGGCCGTAAGTGAGCAGAACCGGACAGATCCCGGGCATGGCACGCATAGGCCCGGGCAGAGGGCGTGCGAAGCCGGGCGGGAACCACCCGGGAGTTCACGCGGGCGTCCACGGAGGCCCGACCCCTCGACACCGGTCGGCCCGTCTCGCGCCGTTATGCTCATCAGCATGGCCGCATTCGGATGGCTCAGCCGCAGGCGCCGCGCGACCGCGCGCAGCGTCGCCGCCGGCGAGGCCGCGGCGGAGGCGGCGCGCAAGACGTCACAGGAGCTGGAGTACGCCGCGGAGGCGGAGGCCGGTGCCGTACGCGGGGCGGGCGCCGGGGCGGCGGAAGAGGGCGCGGAACCGGACTTCCCGGTCCACGGCGACGTACACGCGGCGGCCTTCTTCGACCTCGACAACACGATCATGCAGGGCGCCACGCTCTACCACTTCGGCCGCGGGCTGTACAAGCGCAAGTTCTTCCGCACCCGCGACCTCGCCCGGTTCGCCTGGCAGCAGGCCTACTTCCGCCTCGCCGGCGCCGAACACTCGGGACACATGGAGGACGCGCAGTCCAGCGCGCTGTCCATAGTCCAGGGCCATCGCGTCGCGGATCTCAACGAGATGGGCGAGGAGATCTACGACGAGTACATGGCCGAGCGCATCTGGCCCGGCACCCGCGCGCTGGCGCAGGCACACCTCGACGCCGGCCAGAAGGTGTGGCTCGTCACCGCCGCCCCCGTCGAGACCGCGACGATCATCGCCCGCCGGCTCGGCCTGACCGGCGCCCTGGGCACGGTCGCGGAGTCCGTCGGCGGCGTCTACACGGGCCGGCTCGTCGGCGAGGTGCTGCACGGCCCGGCCAAGGCCGAGGCCGTACGGGCGCTGGCCGCCGCCGAGGTGCTGGACCTGGCGCGCTGCGCCGCGTACAGCGACTCGGCCAACGACATCCCGATGCTCTCCCTCGTCGGCCACCCGTACGCGATCAACCCGGACGCGCGGCTGCGCAAGCACGCGCGCGAACACGGATGGCGGCTGCGCGACTACCGTACGGGGCGCAAGGCGGCGAAGGTCGGCATCCCGGCCGCGGCGGGCGTCGGTGCGGTGGCCGGCGGCGCGGCCGCGGCGGCCGCCCTGCAGCGCCGGCGCCGCTGAATCGGGCGCCGGCGGCGCGGCGGGTGACCGATTCCTCCGGAAAACCCACAACACGCCCGCGAACCAGGCAGTTCGTGTCACTTACCGATCAAACTCAATCCGACGGCCGATACTTGAGGAGTCGTCAATAAGCTGTGGATCGGACGGAAACGGTGATTTGAGCAACTGGAGGTAGCGCGCCCGACACGAAGCGTTATTCTCCTCAGACGCAATCCGGTGGAAGCACTGCCTCTGGGAGTCCCGTGTACCCATACGTCGGGGTTGACGCCTCAGGCCTGGCTACGCTGCGCGCGCAGGTGATCGAGCAACTGCGCCTCTTCTCGCCCGCCCTGGCCGTCGCCGGCCCCGCCTACGCCCTCACCGACGGCAGCGCCGCGGTCGGCAGCAGACGCCGGCAGGCGGGCGGCGCGGGCACCCGCGAGCGTAGCGGCCGGCAGACCAGGCAGCCGCAGCCCTCGACCGGCGACAGCCGCCGCATGATGGACCTGGTCGAGCGCGCCCAGTCCGGGGAGACCGAGGCGTTCGGCCGGCTCTACGACCAGTACGCCGACACCGTCTACCGCTACATCTACTACCGCGTCGGCGGCCGGGCCACGGCCGAGGACCTCACGTCGGAGACCTTTCTGCGCGCCCTGCGCCGGATCGGCACGTTCACCTGGCAGGGCCGCGACTTCGGCGCCTGGCTGGTGACGATCGCGCGCAACCTCGTCGCGGACCACTTCAAGTCCAGCCGGTTCCGCCTGGAGGTCACCACCGGCGAGATGCTGGACCCCAGCGAGACCGAGCGCAGCCCCGAGGACTCCGTGCTGGAGTCGCTGTCCAACACCGCGCTGCTGGAGACCGTGCGCAAGCTCAACCCGCAGCAGCAGGAGTGCGTGACCCTCCGCTTCCTCCAGGGCCTGTCGGTGGCCGAGACCGCCAAGGTGATGGGCAAGAACGAAGGCGCGATCAAGACCCTGCAGTACCGCGCGGTGCGCACGCTCGCCCGGCTGCTGCCGGACGACGCCCGCTGACGGGAAGCGATCTCCCGTGACTCCGCCGATACCCGGGGCGCCTCCGCCGACCGAAGTAGTATCAACGCCACCGCGTAACCCGACTGCCCTGCCCGTCGTTGAGCGGGTAGCAGGGCTTCTCCAGCCCCGGCTTGTCCACCTTGGCTCACTCATTCGAGTGAATTGGGTCAAGGAGTACAACGCCGGGGGTGGGATAGGGAGTCCCACACAGAGACCCCGAGTCGACAGGAGGTGCCGCCCGTGATCGGATCCGTATCGGCACACCGGCGGGCGAACGCCTTCGCCCAGGCCCTTGATGAGGAGTCTCGGGCGCAGCAGGCGGAGGCGCTGGCGGCAGACCCCGAGCAGGCTCGGCTCCTGGGCCTCGCGGGGCAGCTCGCCTCGGTGCCTGGTCCGACCCTCGACCCCGAGGTCAAGACCGCCCAGCGGAGCCGGCTCATCGCCGCCATGGAGGCGATGCTCGCCGAGGACACCGCGGAGGCTCCCGAAACCCCCGTGATCCCCGCGCCCCGCAAGCGCGGCGCCCACCGCGCGGCCGGCCCGCTGTCCCGGCTGCGCCCGCGCTCCCGCCTCTCCCGCGGCGTGGCCATCGGCGGCGTCGGCGTCGGCGTCGCCGCCGGCGCGTTCAGCGCCGCCGCCGCGGTCAGCTCCGACGCCCTCCCGGGCGACACCCTCTACGGCCTCAAGCGCGGCATGGAAGACCTGCGCCGCGGCATGGCCGACGACGACACCGAGCGCGGCCGCATCTACCTCGACCAGGCGTCCACGCGGCTGAACGAGGCCCGGCGCCTCATGGAGCGCGGCCGGGCCAGCGACCTCGACGCGGAGTCGGTGAACGAGATCCGCGAAGCCCTCGACAACGTGCGGCACGACGCCGGCGAGGGCCGCGAGCTGCTGCGCGGCGCGTACGACGAGGACGGCTCGCTCGGCCCCATGCAGACCCTCTCCGCCTTCTCGCAGAAGAACGAGCGCAGTTGGCAGCATCTGCGCGACCGGCTCCCCCCGGAGCTCGGCGAGCTGCGCGACGAGGTCAGCTCGGTGTTCGACGCCATAAGGCAGGACGTCGCCCCGCTGTCCTCGCTGCTGCCCGGCCCGGAGGAGTACTCCTCCCCCGGCGGCGGCGCCCCGGACACCGCGGACACCGGCGGCAGCCGCACCGACAGCGACCCGGCCGAGCCCACCCCGTCGTCCACGGCCACGGCCGACGGAGAGGTCGGCGACGACGGCGAGCCCCGGCCCAGCACCACGGAGGAGGGCGGGCTGGTCGGCGAGGACGGCCTGATCGGCGGCGTCCTGCCCGACGGGGACGAGTCGGACGGCCGGGAGACCGGCAGCAGTTCCCCGCCCACGGGGCAGGAGCCCGGTAAGAAGAAGCCCGAGATCACCCTCCCGCCGCTGCTGCCGCTGCCCGACCTGGGCCTCGACATCGGCGAGGAGGAGTAGCGGGTACGGGTCAGAAGAAGACCGACCGCCGCTCGAC
Proteins encoded:
- a CDS encoding DUF5667 domain-containing protein produces the protein MIGSVSAHRRANAFAQALDEESRAQQAEALAADPEQARLLGLAGQLASVPGPTLDPEVKTAQRSRLIAAMEAMLAEDTAEAPETPVIPAPRKRGAHRAAGPLSRLRPRSRLSRGVAIGGVGVGVAAGAFSAAAAVSSDALPGDTLYGLKRGMEDLRRGMADDDTERGRIYLDQASTRLNEARRLMERGRASDLDAESVNEIREALDNVRHDAGEGRELLRGAYDEDGSLGPMQTLSAFSQKNERSWQHLRDRLPPELGELRDEVSSVFDAIRQDVAPLSSLLPGPEEYSSPGGGAPDTADTGGSRTDSDPAEPTPSSTATADGEVGDDGEPRPSTTEEGGLVGEDGLIGGVLPDGDESDGRETGSSSPPTGQEPGKKKPEITLPPLLPLPDLGLDIGEEE
- a CDS encoding redox-sensing transcriptional repressor Rex produces the protein MATGRTHRTATRSRGIPEATVARLPLYLRALTALSERSVPTVSSEELAAAAGVNSAKLRKDFSYLGSYGTRGVGYDVEYLVYQISRELGLTQDWPVVIVGIGNLGAALAGYGGFASRGFRVAGLIDADRAMTGKQVAGLTVRHTDELEPLIKESGVSIGVIATPAGAAQAVCNRLVEAGVTSILNFAPTVLNVPEGVDVRKVDLSIELQILAFHEQRKAGEEAELREAEAAAAAEGGTPAAAAAAGPAPAAKKRTGQGPDGDVPAVMPA
- a CDS encoding ECF subfamily RNA polymerase sigma factor, BldN family, translating into MYPYVGVDASGLATLRAQVIEQLRLFSPALAVAGPAYALTDGSAAVGSRRRQAGGAGTRERSGRQTRQPQPSTGDSRRMMDLVERAQSGETEAFGRLYDQYADTVYRYIYYRVGGRATAEDLTSETFLRALRRIGTFTWQGRDFGAWLVTIARNLVADHFKSSRFRLEVTTGEMLDPSETERSPEDSVLESLSNTALLETVRKLNPQQQECVTLRFLQGLSVAETAKVMGKNEGAIKTLQYRAVRTLARLLPDDAR
- a CDS encoding glutaredoxin family protein; amino-acid sequence: MSLLRRKTAASAPAPDPADRTVTLIGKPGCHLCDEAREVVVSVCAELGAAWEEKDITRDEELYRRYWEQIPVVLVDGEQHDFWRVDPQRLRRALRS
- a CDS encoding HAD-IB family hydrolase, whose translation is MAAFGWLSRRRRATARSVAAGEAAAEAARKTSQELEYAAEAEAGAVRGAGAGAAEEGAEPDFPVHGDVHAAAFFDLDNTIMQGATLYHFGRGLYKRKFFRTRDLARFAWQQAYFRLAGAEHSGHMEDAQSSALSIVQGHRVADLNEMGEEIYDEYMAERIWPGTRALAQAHLDAGQKVWLVTAAPVETATIIARRLGLTGALGTVAESVGGVYTGRLVGEVLHGPAKAEAVRALAAAEVLDLARCAAYSDSANDIPMLSLVGHPYAINPDARLRKHAREHGWRLRDYRTGRKAAKVGIPAAAGVGAVAGGAAAAAALQRRRR